A window of the Acidobacteriota bacterium genome harbors these coding sequences:
- a CDS encoding SPFH domain-containing protein, producing MPEVIQFFDNSGRALVHRYPPQGSTNITWGSQLIVQENQTAVFFRDGRALDTFGPGRHTLSTMNLPLISSLPGLFFGGNSPFQASVLFIGRQTFQDLKWGTKAPILLQDPQLGPINLRAFGKYSLRVVDPQLFSATVVGTRGRVTTEQVEDFLRDLIVQQLSDLLGENFNSVFKLASLYNEIAAGTKGRAADDFAKQGMELVDLTVGAITLPEEVQKRIDEGAGMRALGDMNAYMQFQTAQALRDAANNPGGAGEGLGLGMGIGMGQAMAGRMAPPPPQYPGYPPPGYPPPPGYPQQPPPGAAAPVDDIEARLEKLLNLKNKGLITEDEYQTRRNKILEEI from the coding sequence ATGCCAGAAGTAATTCAGTTTTTCGACAATTCAGGCCGCGCGCTGGTGCACCGGTATCCACCACAAGGTTCAACCAACATCACCTGGGGATCGCAATTGATTGTCCAGGAAAATCAGACAGCCGTCTTTTTTCGGGATGGTCGGGCACTCGATACCTTTGGACCAGGAAGACACACCCTATCAACGATGAATCTGCCGCTGATTTCGTCACTTCCAGGGCTCTTTTTTGGCGGCAATTCCCCGTTTCAGGCTTCGGTCTTGTTTATTGGGCGTCAGACGTTCCAGGATTTGAAGTGGGGGACGAAAGCCCCAATTTTGCTCCAGGATCCACAGCTTGGACCGATTAACCTGCGGGCGTTTGGGAAATACTCGCTCCGCGTGGTTGATCCACAACTGTTTTCAGCCACGGTGGTTGGCACCCGTGGCCGGGTTACAACGGAACAGGTTGAAGACTTCCTGCGCGACCTGATCGTCCAGCAGTTGTCTGATTTGCTTGGTGAAAATTTCAATTCGGTCTTTAAACTGGCCTCGCTCTACAACGAAATCGCCGCCGGCACCAAAGGCCGCGCCGCCGATGACTTTGCCAAGCAAGGCATGGAACTGGTTGATTTGACCGTTGGGGCGATTACCCTGCCCGAAGAAGTCCAAAAACGAATTGACGAAGGCGCCGGAATGCGCGCCCTGGGTGATATGAACGCCTATATGCAATTCCAGACCGCCCAGGCCCTGCGCGATGCCGCCAACAATCCTGGCGGTGCTGGCGAAGGGCTTGGACTTGGCATGGGCATTGGGATGGGGCAGGCCATGGCTGGTCGTATGGCACCACCACCACCTCAGTACCCAGGCTATCCACCGCCAGGGTATCCACCACCACCGGGCTACCCGCAGCAGCCACCGCCGGGCGCAGCAGCACCAGTAGATGACATTGAAGCCCGACTGGAAAAACTGCTCAACTTAAAGAACAAGGGCTTGATCACTGAAGACGAGTATCAAACCCGCCGCAATAAAATCTTGGAAGAAATTTGA
- a CDS encoding GNAT family N-acetyltransferase, whose protein sequence is MTLCDLYACWALDQRCFEDGEAYDLSTIRMLLSSSDSVSFKVVDHCGEMKGFLLGLVDRTPTYGAPVGGHIVAVGVAPEARCQGYGRWLIQQAELGFAFQGAHLVYLEVRVSNLTAYRLYCTLGYTIAEAKPRYYANGEDGLKMIKLIQTAFVEPRD, encoded by the coding sequence ATGACATTGTGTGATCTGTATGCCTGCTGGGCACTTGATCAGCGCTGTTTTGAAGATGGCGAAGCCTATGACTTGAGCACCATCCGCATGCTGTTGTCGAGTTCAGACTCGGTTTCTTTTAAAGTGGTTGATCATTGCGGCGAGATGAAAGGGTTTTTACTGGGCCTGGTTGACCGGACTCCGACCTATGGCGCTCCGGTTGGCGGTCATATCGTGGCGGTTGGCGTTGCTCCCGAGGCGCGTTGCCAGGGCTATGGACGATGGCTGATTCAGCAAGCTGAACTTGGTTTTGCGTTCCAGGGAGCACATCTGGTGTACCTTGAAGTCCGGGTTTCAAATCTGACAGCGTACCGACTTTATTGTACTCTAGGCTACACCATTGCTGAGGCCAAACCCCGTTATTACGCCAATGGTGAAGATGGCCTCAAAATGATCAAATTGATTCAAACTGCTTTTGTTGAACCCAGAGACTGA
- a CDS encoding glutamate--tRNA ligase, with protein sequence MTTSPVRVRFAPSPTGYLHIGGARTALFNWLFARKFGGTFILRIEDTDLERSTPDAIEAIFDGLNWLGLQWDEGPFYQTQSLENHRVAAQTLVASGHAYKSYETKDELDAMRKAAEEAKVAFKYNGAHRELTPEQQAAFEAEGRPFVIRFKVPQDGGAVAFEDLVYGRQEKHHADIEDFVIMRSDGTPLYLLSNMVDDADQGVTHVIRGQDGLSNTPKQVLLYQALGKPVPKFAHLPLILDPKRAKIGKRKHGNVVTVRYYQERGFIPDAFLNFLALLGWSTGDDREILSLDDMREMFTFERVSHTNAVFNLNTTDPRIGTDPKALWMNAEYIKTWPLEKLLPLVREQLEKAGLWQDSYAGDQAEWFAKTVDLLRARFRVLTDFVTLGKPYFADEFEFDPDAVKKNLKDAALKELLPGLADTFETLTEFSHGTVEAALRAFAEEKGVKAGLLINGSRTAVSGQSVGPSLFELLVTVGQERTCRRLRAIVDQIA encoded by the coding sequence ATGACCACATCACCTGTTCGAGTCCGCTTTGCCCCTTCGCCGACTGGATATCTCCACATTGGTGGAGCGCGAACCGCACTCTTTAACTGGCTCTTTGCCCGCAAATTTGGCGGGACGTTTATTTTGCGAATTGAAGACACCGACCTCGAACGATCAACCCCGGACGCCATCGAAGCCATTTTTGATGGATTAAACTGGCTGGGGCTGCAGTGGGATGAAGGTCCGTTCTACCAGACGCAAAGCCTTGAGAATCATCGCGTAGCAGCGCAAACCCTGGTAGCGTCCGGGCATGCCTACAAGTCGTATGAAACCAAGGACGAACTCGATGCCATGCGCAAGGCCGCCGAAGAAGCCAAAGTCGCTTTTAAATACAATGGCGCCCACCGCGAATTGACCCCCGAGCAACAGGCCGCGTTCGAAGCCGAAGGCCGGCCCTTTGTGATTCGGTTCAAAGTCCCGCAGGATGGCGGGGCCGTGGCGTTTGAAGATCTTGTCTACGGCAGACAGGAAAAACACCATGCTGACATCGAAGACTTTGTGATTATGCGGTCTGACGGAACACCGCTCTATCTGCTCAGCAATATGGTTGATGATGCTGACCAGGGCGTGACGCATGTCATTCGTGGCCAGGATGGGCTGTCAAATACACCGAAACAGGTGCTGCTCTATCAGGCGCTTGGCAAACCAGTGCCGAAATTTGCCCATCTCCCGCTCATTTTGGATCCCAAACGGGCCAAAATCGGGAAGCGCAAACACGGCAACGTGGTGACGGTGCGCTATTACCAGGAACGCGGGTTCATTCCGGATGCCTTTTTGAATTTTCTGGCGCTTCTGGGCTGGTCAACGGGTGATGACCGCGAAATTCTGTCGCTCGATGACATGCGCGAGATGTTTACCTTCGAACGCGTCAGCCATACGAATGCTGTTTTTAATCTCAATACCACCGACCCACGGATTGGCACCGATCCGAAAGCCTTGTGGATGAATGCCGAATACATCAAAACCTGGCCGCTTGAAAAATTGCTTCCGCTGGTGCGTGAACAACTTGAAAAAGCCGGGTTGTGGCAGGACAGCTATGCCGGAGACCAGGCAGAATGGTTTGCCAAAACGGTTGACCTGCTGCGGGCCCGCTTCCGGGTGCTGACCGATTTTGTGACGCTTGGCAAACCGTATTTTGCTGATGAATTTGAATTTGACCCAGATGCCGTCAAGAAAAACCTCAAAGATGCTGCACTCAAAGAATTGCTGCCTGGGCTGGCTGACACATTCGAGACCTTGACTGAATTTTCGCACGGCACGGTTGAAGCCGCGCTTCGGGCCTTTGCCGAAGAAAAAGGTGTCAAAGCCGGACTGCTCATCAACGGTTCACGAACCGCAGTTTCCGGTCAATCGGTTGGTCCAAGCCTGTTTGAACTGCTGGTGACCGTTGGTCAGGAACGAACCTGTCGGCGATTAAGAGCGATTGTGGATCAGATTGCCTGA